One genomic segment of Microcella indica includes these proteins:
- a CDS encoding ABC transporter substrate-binding protein gives MSIRRNALLAAIGLTSALALTISGCAGTGGTEAPASSGQGDIPSDTEGTVRILMESVPDTDIVVDLVDSFNEEYPGIAVEIETLGFDQMRDKLIASFQSSEPTYDLIVVDNPWMDDFVDAGFLQPLDDRITTTTDYAAEDFFQPLVDITEVDGVRYGVPFYNYALGYLYRTDLYEEAGLSVPSTLDELVANSQALTTSERTGIAMQPQRGYKIFEEWANWLFAAGGSIYDESGAPTLNTPEAQAALEAYIEAFTTAAPANSSNWAFDEAFRSVSGDQSAAMISYNWNLPGLNDPEGASGDLAGSFALAPMPGGKQVLGSWSWAIPANSAASDAAWAFAAWITSTEVDVERVVAGGAAIRESTLTDPTVLESGFGEDYYAAIIEILSDAAPLSQGLGGEEMIQAVGTELSEAVAGTKTVEQALADAQAAVERIQR, from the coding sequence ATGAGTATTCGACGCAACGCGCTACTGGCCGCTATCGGCCTCACGTCAGCACTCGCCCTGACCATCTCAGGATGCGCAGGAACCGGTGGCACGGAAGCCCCCGCCTCCTCCGGGCAGGGCGACATCCCCTCCGACACCGAGGGCACCGTCCGTATCTTGATGGAGAGCGTTCCCGACACCGACATCGTCGTAGATCTGGTCGACTCGTTCAACGAGGAGTACCCGGGCATCGCGGTGGAGATCGAGACGCTCGGTTTCGACCAGATGCGCGACAAGCTCATCGCTTCGTTCCAGTCGAGCGAGCCGACCTACGACTTGATCGTCGTGGACAACCCCTGGATGGACGACTTCGTCGACGCGGGGTTCCTGCAGCCTCTCGATGACAGGATCACCACGACCACCGACTACGCAGCAGAAGACTTCTTCCAGCCGCTCGTCGACATCACTGAGGTCGACGGCGTGCGCTACGGCGTTCCGTTCTACAACTACGCTCTCGGCTACCTGTACCGCACCGACCTCTACGAAGAGGCCGGGCTCTCCGTGCCGTCGACGCTCGACGAGCTCGTCGCCAACTCGCAGGCTCTCACCACGAGCGAGCGGACAGGCATCGCGATGCAACCGCAGCGCGGCTACAAGATTTTCGAAGAATGGGCGAACTGGCTCTTTGCGGCCGGCGGCTCGATCTACGACGAATCGGGGGCACCCACCCTGAACACCCCGGAGGCCCAGGCTGCGCTCGAGGCGTACATCGAGGCCTTCACGACCGCCGCGCCGGCAAACAGCTCCAACTGGGCATTCGATGAGGCGTTCCGGTCGGTGTCGGGCGATCAGTCGGCAGCGATGATCAGCTACAACTGGAACCTGCCAGGGCTCAACGACCCCGAGGGCGCTTCCGGCGACCTCGCGGGGTCATTTGCCCTGGCACCTATGCCCGGCGGCAAGCAGGTCTTGGGTTCCTGGAGCTGGGCGATTCCGGCAAACTCCGCGGCCTCCGATGCGGCCTGGGCCTTCGCAGCCTGGATCACTTCCACCGAGGTCGACGTCGAGCGCGTCGTGGCCGGTGGCGCTGCCATTCGTGAAAGCACGCTGACTGACCCGACGGTGCTCGAGTCGGGATTCGGGGAGGACTACTACGCGGCGATCATCGAGATTCTGTCGGATGCCGCGCCTCTGTCGCAGGGTCTCGGTGGCGAGGAGATGATCCAGGCCGTGGGAACCGAACTGAGTGAAGCGGTCGCCGGAACGAAGACGGTCGAGCAGGCACTGGCTGACGCTCAGGCTGCCGTCGAGCGTATTCAGCGCTAG
- a CDS encoding SDR family NAD(P)-dependent oxidoreductase: MTSVVVITGSGSGIGRSIAVSLADRGWSVVATDLNEAAAAETAKLLSTAGGQQHMSRQLDVTDAAAVTAVADEIADTLGLDAWVSNAGVSFMQPFVDISLEKLDLTLAVNLKGVFLCGQAAARAMIRTGREGRIVNTASMAGKQGRVPFLADYVASKFGVVGLTQAMAFELAEHKITVNAVCPGFVATAMQERELAWEAELSNSTPEAVRDSWVAATPLGRLQQPEDVARGVAFLLSDDASFITGESLSINGGAYMD, encoded by the coding sequence ATGACCTCCGTCGTCGTCATCACCGGAAGCGGATCCGGTATCGGCCGATCAATCGCCGTCTCGCTTGCCGACCGTGGCTGGAGCGTTGTCGCCACCGACCTGAACGAGGCCGCCGCCGCCGAGACCGCCAAGTTGCTGTCGACGGCAGGGGGGCAACAGCACATGAGCCGACAGCTCGATGTCACCGACGCCGCGGCTGTGACGGCGGTCGCGGACGAGATCGCCGACACCCTGGGGCTCGACGCTTGGGTCAGCAACGCTGGTGTCTCTTTCATGCAGCCATTCGTCGACATCTCTCTGGAGAAGCTCGACCTCACACTGGCCGTCAACCTCAAAGGTGTCTTCCTCTGCGGTCAAGCGGCCGCCCGCGCCATGATCCGCACCGGTCGAGAGGGCCGCATCGTCAACACCGCGTCGATGGCGGGCAAGCAGGGACGCGTCCCATTCTTGGCAGACTATGTGGCCTCCAAGTTCGGTGTCGTGGGCCTGACTCAGGCGATGGCGTTCGAACTGGCGGAGCACAAGATCACCGTGAACGCCGTCTGCCCTGGCTTCGTCGCCACCGCCATGCAAGAGCGCGAACTGGCCTGGGAAGCCGAGCTCAGCAACTCCACCCCCGAGGCCGTTCGTGACTCGTGGGTTGCCGCGACTCCGCTTGGCCGCCTACAGCAGCCGGAAGACGTGGCGCGCGGCGTCGCCTTCCTGCTCTCTGATGACGCCTCCTTCATCACCGGCGAATCGCTGTCGATCAACGGCGGCGCCTACATGGACTGA
- a CDS encoding FGGY-family carbohydrate kinase, producing the protein MKASITLGIDIGTTGTKVVAFDAADGRLTAVSRSVTANADGPGIAEADPREWIENTISAIADLLAHHQLDARRVAAISTTGMVPAVLLLGDDGMPLRRAILQSDARAVDEIAQVADYLEPFSPVETTGSAVSQQSVAPTLLWLQKHEPEIWSRTRVVVGGYDWILMHLGGRPHVEQNWALESGLFTIAGEQFAQAFSAAQIEQDRVPDIAAPGTVVGSLSREMAERTGLPAGIPLVVGGADHVLSAYSAGVRTSGDWLIKLGGAGDILVASEKALVDERLYLDAHPVPGLWLPNGCMATSGSLIRWFQALTGGAELLRLDDEADMEPAGALFCLPYFLGEKSPLHDPDLRGAFVGLHLGTSRGAMYRAVLESIAFGFRHHADVFGDLGLPLSRAMVTNGGSKSTLWKQIHADVLGTDLNPIVDHPGASFGAAVIAAIGVGLIDEWTDVDRYVSLGPIVHPDPARVSQYDAAYREWRKLSVALTPFSHSLSRKAHS; encoded by the coding sequence ATGAAGGCCAGCATCACGCTCGGGATCGACATCGGCACGACCGGCACGAAGGTGGTCGCTTTCGACGCGGCCGACGGCCGCCTCACAGCCGTGAGTCGAAGCGTCACCGCGAACGCCGACGGCCCTGGAATCGCAGAGGCTGATCCTCGGGAGTGGATCGAGAACACGATTTCAGCGATCGCTGACTTGCTCGCCCACCATCAGCTCGATGCCCGCCGCGTTGCGGCGATCTCGACCACCGGCATGGTGCCGGCCGTGCTCCTGCTAGGTGATGATGGCATGCCGCTTCGGCGCGCCATCCTGCAGAGCGACGCTCGAGCTGTCGACGAGATTGCGCAGGTGGCCGACTACCTCGAACCATTCTCCCCCGTGGAGACGACCGGCAGTGCCGTGAGCCAGCAGTCCGTCGCCCCCACGCTCCTCTGGCTTCAGAAGCATGAACCGGAGATCTGGTCCCGCACACGAGTCGTCGTCGGTGGATACGACTGGATTCTCATGCACCTCGGCGGTCGACCGCACGTCGAGCAGAACTGGGCACTCGAATCTGGTCTATTCACGATCGCGGGAGAGCAATTTGCGCAGGCCTTCTCGGCAGCGCAGATCGAGCAGGACAGGGTTCCCGATATCGCCGCACCCGGAACCGTCGTGGGCTCGCTGTCGCGTGAGATGGCGGAGCGCACCGGCCTTCCCGCCGGAATTCCTCTCGTCGTCGGTGGTGCCGATCATGTGCTCTCGGCCTACTCAGCCGGCGTGCGGACTTCCGGCGACTGGCTCATCAAGCTCGGTGGAGCAGGCGACATCCTGGTTGCGAGCGAGAAGGCTCTGGTCGACGAACGCCTCTACCTTGATGCGCATCCTGTTCCTGGACTCTGGCTTCCCAACGGCTGTATGGCGACATCGGGAAGTCTCATCCGGTGGTTCCAAGCATTGACCGGCGGAGCCGAGCTCCTCCGACTAGATGATGAAGCTGATATGGAGCCAGCTGGCGCGCTCTTCTGCCTCCCCTATTTCCTCGGCGAGAAGAGCCCCCTCCACGACCCCGACCTCCGCGGGGCTTTCGTCGGACTCCATCTCGGCACCTCGCGCGGAGCCATGTATCGCGCGGTACTGGAATCGATCGCCTTCGGATTCCGACACCATGCTGACGTTTTCGGTGACCTGGGCTTGCCCCTCTCCCGGGCTATGGTCACGAACGGGGGGTCGAAATCCACGCTCTGGAAACAGATCCACGCGGACGTTCTCGGCACCGACCTCAACCCGATTGTCGATCATCCTGGGGCCTCCTTCGGTGCTGCCGTCATCGCTGCGATCGGCGTCGGCCTGATTGACGAGTGGACCGATGTCGACCGGTACGTCTCCCTCGGTCCGATAGTTCATCCCGACCCGGCTCGCGTGTCACAGTACGACGCCGCGTACCGCGAATGGCGCAAACTCAGTGTCGCCCTCACCCCGTTCTCCCACTCCCTCTCTCGAAAGGCACACTCATGA